A single genomic interval of Camelina sativa cultivar DH55 chromosome 11, Cs, whole genome shotgun sequence harbors:
- the LOC104723444 gene encoding WAT1-related protein At4g16620-like produces the protein MMKRETLQEVGIIGGLAGAQVIYAGNSELLSHLLSLGIDPLLIVISCTFASFLLITPLAFLLERKLWPTSLSFKLKTKLVLVALAGVTLFQWLYLEGMKHTSASMATAMPNLCPALIFVIAWAAGMEKVKLSCMYSRVKMGGTVLCVMGAFIMSLMHSTAATSISAKTMPIVPDEVVLDKDKILGCLYLLLAICCLSSSVVLQASILAEFPAPVSMFSMVTLMGGITMVALQYALKGNMEIESASVIGLGHLVGYAMLGGLVSGGGLSFNAWVIKRKGPVIVSIFSPIATVVCVLVSAFTMEESFNLGSFAGMALMFGGLYFVLWAKGKEEDGEGDEIKEDDEENVLRTEFDLQKPLLL, from the exons atgatgaagagaGAGACGTTACAAGAAGTAGGGATCATCGGAGGATTGGCTGGAGCTCAGGTAATTTACGCCGGGAACTCGGAGCTACTGAGTCACTTGTTGTCTCTTGGAATTGACCCTCTTCTTATCGTTATCTCCTGCACCTTTGCTTCATTTCTTCTCATCACTCCTCTTGCTTTTCTTCTTGAAAG GAAACTTTGGCCCACAAGTCTAAGTTTCAAGTTGAAGACTAAACTAGTTTTAGTTGCTCTTGCTGG AGTGACTCTGTTCCAGTGGCTATACTTAGAAGGAATGAAACACACCTCTGCATCAATGGCTACAGCTATGCCTAATCTCTGTCCTGCGTTAATTTTTGTCATTGCTTGGGCTGCTGG GATGGAGAAAGTGAAGCTAAGTTGTATGTATAGTAGAGTTAAGATGGGAGGGACAGTGTTGTGTGTGATGGGAGCTTTCATTATGAGCTTAATGCACAGTACTGCTGCTACTTCGATCTCGGCAAAGACTATGCCTATTGTCCCTGACGAAGTCGTTTTAGACAAGGACAAGATCTTAGGTTGCCTCTATCTCCTCCTCGCCATCTGCTGCTTGTCCTCTAGTGTTGTCCTTCAG GCATCCATACTAGCAGAGTTTCCGGCGCCTGTATCAATGTTCTCGATGGTTACTTTGATGGGTGGGATCACCATGGTAGCTTTGCAGTATGCTCTTAAAGGAAATATGGAAATAGAAAGTGCATCAGTCATCGGCCTCGGCCACCTTGTGGGATACGCAATGCTG GGAGGGTTAGTGAGTGGAGGAGGGTTAAGCTTCAATGCATGGGTGATTAAGAGGAAAGGACCAGTGATTGTGTCCATCTTTAGTCCAATTGCTACGGTGGTTTGTGTTCTTGTCTCTGCTTTTACTATGGAAGAGAGTTTCAACCTCGGAAG CTTTGCGGGAATGGCGTTGATGTTCGGAGGACTCTACTTCGTTCTGTGGGCTAAAGGGAAggaggaagatggagaaggagatgaaataaaagaagatgatgaagaaaatgtGCTTAGAACAGAGTTTGATCTTCAGAAGCCTCTATTGCTTTAG
- the LOC104723445 gene encoding zinc finger protein ZAT9-like, translating into MQNKHKCKLCSKSFCNGRALGGHMKSHLVSSQPSTRKKLADSVHSSSCSSSDGKSLVYGLRENPRKSFRVFNPDPESSTVYNSETETEPESGSPVKKRVRAEVSKKKKKKKKSSKRVCENSKKQKTSHESPEPASSVSDGSPEQDLAMCLMMLSRDSRELEIKPVFASEVVEETKPEKIHFPELRRCMIDLNLPPPQETEAVTVVSAI; encoded by the coding sequence atgcagaacAAACACAAATGCAAGCTCTGTTCCAAGAGTTTCTGTAATGGCAGAGCACTTGGTGGTCACATGAAGTCTCACTTGGTCTCATCCCAACCGTCCACTCGGAAGAAACTCGCTGACTCGGTCCATTCATCTTCTTGCTCTTCCTCCGACGGTAAATCTCTCGTCTACGGTTTGCGTGAGAACCCGAGGAAGAGTTTCCGGGTCTTTAACCCGGATCCTGAGTCATCCACCGTTTACAACAGTGAGACAGAGACCGAGCCTGAGTCCGGATCCCCGGTAAAGAAACGGGTCAGAGCGGAGgtttcaaagaagaagaagaagaagaaaaagagtagtaagagagtttgtgagaaCTCGAAGAAGCAGAAGACGAGCCACGAGTCACCAGAACCGGCGAGTTCTGTCTCTGATGGTTCTCCGGAACAAGATTTAGCTATGTGTTTGATGATGCTGTCAAGAGATTCAAGAGAGCTTGAGATTAAACCGGTTTTTGCATCGGAGGTAGTAGAAGAGACAAAGCCGGAAAAAATACATTTCCCGGAGCTCCGCCGCTGTATGATAGATCTGAATCTTCCTCCACCACAAGAAACCGAAGCTGTCACCGTCGTTTCAGCCATATAA